The Cricetulus griseus strain 17A/GY unplaced genomic scaffold, alternate assembly CriGri-PICRH-1.0 unplaced_scaffold_231, whole genome shotgun sequence genome includes a window with the following:
- the LOC113831860 gene encoding ephrin-B2 has product MVDKDQADTCIIKKKKKNLLNCSRPHRDVKFTIKFQEFSNSIWGLEFQKNKDYYIISTSNGSLEGLHNQEGGVCKTRAMKIIMKVGQGTSTEGNSAGHSGNNLGSKVALFAGIISGCIIFIVIIITLVVLLLKYRRRHRKHSPQHTTTAKRGGNNYGWEPSDVLIPLKIADSVSRPHYEKVSGDYGDPVYIVQEMPPQNPADIYCKV; this is encoded by the exons ATGGTTGATAAAGACCAAGCAGACACATGCAttattaagaagaagaaaaaaaacctgcTCAACTGTTCCCGACCACACCGAGATGTGAAATTTACCATCAAGTTTCAAGAATTCagcaacagcatctggggtttaGAATTTCAGAAGAACAAAGATTATTACATCATAT ctACATCCAATGGGTCTTTGGAAGGCCTGCATAACCAGGAAGGAGGGGTGTGCAAGACAAGAGCCATGAAGATCATCATGAAAGTTGGACAAG GAACCAGCACTGAAGGCAACAGCGCGGGGCATTCTGGGAACAATCTGggttccaaagtggctttattcGCAGGAATCATATCAGGATGTATCATcttcatcgtcatcatcatcaccttggTGGTACTGCTGCTCAAGTACCGCAGGAGGCACCGCAAACACTCTCCACAGCACACTACCACAGCCAAGCGAGGTGGCAACAACTATGGCTGGGAACCCAGTGATGTTCTCATACCGCTAAAGATTGCAGACAGTGTCTCCCGCCCACACTATGAGAAGGTCAGCGGAGACTATGGGGACCCAGTGTACATCGTGCAGGAGATGCCCCCACAGAATCCTGCCGACATTTACTGCAAGGTCTGA